A window of Acinetobacter sp. TR3 contains these coding sequences:
- a CDS encoding lysophospholipid acyltransferase family protein: MSFYSTLLRILPLTFLRSIAKVAAYFINQNPDKSMLWKTRINIGLAYPTLSSEQKEQLARESVTKQCLSYIESGKCWAMPPEWSIQQIRTVHNLEVLTNALSDPRGALIITPHLGTWEMMNAWVNQYGKPTIMYKPMKDSGFNAFALHARQRLNATLVPTDANGVKALFKNLKQGGFSVILPDHVPQPSGGVVVPFFGIPCLTSTLASKMAQKTQCRLVGLSCFRREDGEGFEVYCDDLNDPALYDRDIEVATTALNQAVEQMINRFPAEYMWGYKRFRGADHTTFYE; this comes from the coding sequence ATGTCGTTTTACAGTACTTTACTCCGTATTCTCCCTCTAACATTTTTGCGTAGTATTGCAAAAGTGGCTGCCTACTTTATCAATCAAAATCCTGATAAAAGTATGCTTTGGAAAACCAGAATTAATATTGGTTTAGCCTACCCAACACTTTCTTCCGAGCAAAAAGAACAGCTTGCTCGAGAAAGTGTGACCAAGCAATGTTTGAGTTATATTGAATCAGGGAAATGCTGGGCAATGCCTCCTGAATGGAGCATTCAGCAAATTCGTACTGTACATAATTTAGAAGTATTAACAAATGCCTTAAGTGATCCGCGTGGTGCTTTGATTATTACTCCGCATTTAGGTACATGGGAAATGATGAATGCATGGGTCAATCAATATGGTAAACCTACCATTATGTACAAACCCATGAAAGATTCAGGATTTAATGCATTTGCTTTGCATGCTCGCCAACGGTTAAATGCCACCTTAGTTCCAACGGATGCAAATGGTGTAAAAGCCTTGTTTAAGAATCTAAAACAAGGTGGTTTTAGCGTAATTCTACCTGATCATGTCCCTCAACCTTCAGGCGGGGTTGTCGTTCCTTTTTTTGGAATTCCCTGTTTAACCAGTACACTTGCAAGCAAAATGGCGCAAAAAACGCAATGTCGTCTGGTGGGATTAAGCTGTTTCCGTCGTGAAGATGGTGAAGGATTTGAGGTGTATTGCGATGATTTGAATGATCCAGCACTCTATGATCGAGATATCGAAGTTGCGACCACTGCACTCAATCAAGCAGTTGAACAGATGATCAACCGCTTTCCTGCTGAATATATGTGGGGATATAAGCGGTTTAGAGGGGCTGATCATACAACGTTTTATGAGTGA
- the rfbB gene encoding dTDP-glucose 4,6-dehydratase — MRIIVTGGAGFIGSSVIRHIIKNTNDEVLNIDKLTYAGNLESLKEIDQNPRYQFQQVDICDASKLEQIFEQFQPDAVMHLAAESHVDRSIDGPSTFIQTNIVGTYTLLEAARKYWQRLDEIKKVNFRFHHISTDEVYGDLDGTTDLFTEATPYAPSSPYSASKASSDHLVRAWQRTYGLPTIVTNCSNNYGPYHFPEKLIPLVILNALDSKALPIYGTGNQIRDWLFVEDHARALYQVVTQGSVGETYNIGGHNEKQNIEVVKTICRILDQLRPQNNAQPYENLITFVKDRPGHDLRYAIDASKIENELGWKPLETFETGIRKTIEWYLNNLEWCRHVQDGSYQRERLGVNV; from the coding sequence ATGCGGATTATAGTTACAGGTGGGGCTGGATTTATTGGTTCAAGTGTCATACGTCACATTATTAAAAATACAAATGATGAAGTTCTTAATATAGACAAACTTACATATGCGGGTAATCTAGAGTCACTAAAAGAAATTGATCAGAATCCACGCTATCAATTTCAACAAGTTGATATTTGTGATGCTTCAAAACTAGAACAGATTTTTGAACAGTTTCAACCTGATGCAGTCATGCATTTAGCTGCCGAGTCACATGTTGACCGTTCTATAGATGGGCCAAGTACATTTATTCAAACCAATATTGTGGGCACATACACCTTATTAGAAGCAGCACGTAAATATTGGCAGCGATTAGACGAAATTAAAAAAGTAAATTTTCGCTTTCACCATATTTCAACAGATGAAGTTTATGGCGATTTGGATGGGACTACGGATTTATTTACTGAAGCAACTCCATACGCACCAAGCTCACCTTATTCAGCAAGTAAAGCCAGTTCAGATCACTTAGTTCGGGCTTGGCAGCGTACTTATGGCCTACCCACTATTGTAACAAATTGCTCTAATAATTATGGTCCATATCACTTTCCTGAGAAATTAATTCCTTTAGTGATTCTGAATGCCTTAGATAGTAAAGCACTCCCTATCTATGGAACTGGTAATCAAATCCGTGATTGGTTATTCGTTGAAGATCATGCAAGAGCCTTATATCAAGTTGTCACTCAAGGTTCGGTTGGAGAAACTTACAATATCGGTGGGCATAATGAAAAACAGAATATTGAAGTGGTGAAAACAATTTGCAGAATTCTGGATCAATTAAGACCACAAAATAATGCTCAACCTTATGAAAACTTAATTACTTTTGTAAAAGACCGTCCAGGACATGATTTACGTTATGCAATTGATGCCTCAAAAATAGAAAATGAACTTGGCTGGAAACCTCTAGAGACATTTGAAACAGGTATTCGTAAAACAATTGAGTGGTATTTAAATAATTTAGAATGGTGTCGCCACGTTCAAGATGGCAGCTATCAACGTGAAAGATTAGGGGTAAATGTATAA
- the rfbA gene encoding glucose-1-phosphate thymidylyltransferase RfbA encodes MSTKGIILAGGSGTRLYPITKGVSKQLLPIYDKPMVYYPLSVLMLAGIREVLIISTPDDIDGFKRLLGDGSQLGIELSYAIQPNPDGLAQAFIIGEQFIGKSNVCLVLGDNIFYGQGFTPMLRQAVARQKGATVFGYQVKDPERFGVVEFDEQKRAVSLEEKPKQPKSHFAVTGLYFYDNDVVEIAKQVKPSERGELEITTVNQMYLERGDLNVELLGRGFAWLDTGTHESLLEAAQFVETIEKRQGYKVACLEEIAFNNGWLSKEQVLQIGQSMNKNDYGQYLISLVNEI; translated from the coding sequence ATGTCGACGAAAGGTATTATTCTTGCTGGCGGTTCAGGTACTCGTCTCTACCCAATTACCAAAGGCGTTTCTAAACAGTTACTCCCAATTTACGATAAACCGATGGTGTACTATCCACTTTCAGTATTAATGTTGGCAGGTATTCGTGAAGTTCTCATTATTAGTACACCTGATGATATTGACGGATTCAAACGCTTACTTGGTGACGGTTCTCAATTAGGGATTGAACTGAGTTATGCAATTCAACCTAACCCAGATGGCCTCGCCCAAGCCTTCATTATTGGTGAACAATTTATTGGTAAAAGTAATGTATGCCTTGTTCTTGGCGACAATATTTTTTATGGTCAGGGCTTTACACCGATGTTACGTCAAGCAGTTGCTCGTCAAAAAGGTGCGACCGTCTTTGGATATCAAGTTAAAGACCCTGAACGTTTTGGTGTGGTTGAGTTTGATGAACAAAAACGTGCCGTTTCTCTGGAAGAAAAACCTAAACAGCCAAAATCACATTTTGCTGTAACTGGTCTATATTTCTATGACAATGATGTTGTGGAAATCGCAAAACAAGTTAAACCATCTGAACGTGGTGAATTAGAAATCACGACTGTGAATCAAATGTACTTAGAGCGCGGCGACTTAAATGTTGAGTTACTTGGCCGAGGTTTTGCTTGGCTCGACACAGGCACACATGAAAGCTTACTTGAAGCAGCACAATTTGTCGAAACCATTGAAAAACGTCAAGGCTATAAAGTGGCATGCCTTGAAGAGATTGCCTTTAATAATGGCTGGTTAAGCAAAGAACAAGTTCTACAAATCGGCCAAAGTATGAATAAAAATGATTATGGTCAATATTTGATTTCTTTGGTGAATGAAATATGA